The Primulina eburnea isolate SZY01 chromosome 8, ASM2296580v1, whole genome shotgun sequence genome contains a region encoding:
- the LOC140838529 gene encoding C2 domain-containing protein At1g53590-like isoform X6, with protein sequence MVPWFLHKYKPWTVNDAEIQHLYLGSSPPVFAKIRVLQQSDGTDDLVLELGINFLSADDMSAILGVKLRKLLGFGMWAKSHLLDMHIEGKVLVGLKFLPCWPFIGRLRLCFAGPPYSQITVKPIFTHGLDVSKFPGIAGWIDNLMALVFEQTLVEPNMLVVDVKKFCSPLPENWFFVDAKEPIAHATVEILEAAEMKPANMNGLADPFVKGRLGPYRFRTKTQKKTLAPKWHEEFKIPICTWESPNILIIQVVDKDFFYNDIMGDCCVSIDEIRDGQRHEMWLPLKNINSGRLCLAVTVSECNKKRAEYSYDLKLLNEEFNFTKKGSLSRSSNISPKVDDVCETMDNTRKPSN encoded by the exons ATGGTTCCTTGGTTCTTGCATAAATATAAACCTTGGACTGTG AACGATGCTGAGATTCAGCATCTTTATTTGGGAAGTTCCCCGCCAGTATTCGCAAAAATAAGGGTTCTTCAGCAATCCGATGGTACTGATGACTTG GTTTTAGAATTGGGAATAAATTTTCTTAGTGCAGATGATATGAGCGCGATACTCGGTGTGAAACTGAGGAAACTACTGGGATTTGGGATGTGGGCAAAATCACATTTGTTAGACATGCATATTGAAGGAAAG GTGTTAGTTGGGCTTAAGTTCCTGCCTTGTTGGCCATTTATTGGTCGTTTGCGTCTATGCTTTGCTGGGCCACCATATTCTCAGATAACTGTCAAGCCTATATTCACACATGGCCTCGATGTATCAAAATTTCCGGGGATAGCTGGATGGATA GATAATCTTATGGCCCTTGTCTTTGAGCAAACTCTAGTGGAG CCTAATATGTTGGTGGTTGACGTCAAAAAGTTTTGTTCACCCCTACCAG AGAACTGGTTCTTCGTTGATGCAAAGGAGCCCATCGCGCATGCTACTGTAGAAATTCTTGAAGCTGCCGAAATGAAACCAGCAAACATGAATG GTTTAGCCGACCCATTCGTGAAGGGACGATTAGGACCCTACAGATTTCGGACCAAGACTCAGAAGAAAACTTTGGCTCCAAAATGGCATGAGGAATTCAAGATCCCTATTTGCACATGGGAATCACCTAACATCCTCATTATACAAGTTGTAGACAAGGATTTCTTCTACAATGACATTATGGG AGATTGTTGTGTGAGCATCGATGAAATCCGGGATGGCCAGAGGCATGAGATGTGGTTGCCGTTAAAGAACATTAACAGTGGAAGATTGTGTCTCGCAGTGACTGTTTCTGAGTGCAACAAAAAG CGTGCAGAATATTCGTATGATCTAAAACTTTTGAACGAAGAGTTTAATTTCACTAAGAAAGGCTCCTTGTCAAGATCATCCAACATATCCCCGAAAGTCGACGATGTATGTGAGACCATGGACAACACTAGAAAACCAAGTAATTGA
- the LOC140838529 gene encoding C2 domain-containing protein At1g53590-like isoform X2 translates to MVVSVKDATLLHHACIILLLLWLLNSFNCCHTVAYFLSFVYLYFVHEEYVIRLRKKLKFEAKIESDQERVFSDSETVRWLNHAIEKIWPVCLEEIVSQKILLPMVPWFLHKYKPWTVNDAEIQHLYLGSSPPVFAKIRVLQQSDGTDDLVLELGINFLSADDMSAILGVKLRKLLGFGMWAKSHLLDMHIEGKVLVGLKFLPCWPFIGRLRLCFAGPPYSQITVKPIFTHGLDVSKFPGIAGWIDNLMALVFEQTLVEPNMLVVDVKKFCSPLPENWFFVDAKEPIAHATVEILEAAEMKPANMNGLADPFVKGRLGPYRFRTKTQKKTLAPKWHEEFKIPICTWESPNILIIQVVDKDFFYNDIMGDCCVSIDEIRDGQRHEMWLPLKNINSGRLCLAVTVSECNKKRAEYSYDLKLLNEEFNFTKKGSLSRSSNISPKVDDVCETMDNTRKPSN, encoded by the exons ATGGTGGTCAGTGTAAAAGATGCAACTTTACTCCACCACGCTTGTATTATACTGCTTTTACTGTGGCTTCTCAATTCATTCAACTGCTGCCACACTGTTGCTTATTTTCTATCCTTCGTCTATCTCTATTTC GTTCATGAGGAATATGTGATTAGATTGAGAAAGAAACTGAAGTTCGAGGCAAAAATAGAATCTGATCAAGAAAGG GTGTTTTCAGATTCTGAAACGGTAAGATGGTTGAACCATGCTATAGAGAAGATTTGGCCTGTTTGCTTGGAAGAGATAGTTTCTCAGAAAATCCTACTTCCTATGGTTCCTTGGTTCTTGCATAAATATAAACCTTGGACTGTG AACGATGCTGAGATTCAGCATCTTTATTTGGGAAGTTCCCCGCCAGTATTCGCAAAAATAAGGGTTCTTCAGCAATCCGATGGTACTGATGACTTG GTTTTAGAATTGGGAATAAATTTTCTTAGTGCAGATGATATGAGCGCGATACTCGGTGTGAAACTGAGGAAACTACTGGGATTTGGGATGTGGGCAAAATCACATTTGTTAGACATGCATATTGAAGGAAAG GTGTTAGTTGGGCTTAAGTTCCTGCCTTGTTGGCCATTTATTGGTCGTTTGCGTCTATGCTTTGCTGGGCCACCATATTCTCAGATAACTGTCAAGCCTATATTCACACATGGCCTCGATGTATCAAAATTTCCGGGGATAGCTGGATGGATA GATAATCTTATGGCCCTTGTCTTTGAGCAAACTCTAGTGGAG CCTAATATGTTGGTGGTTGACGTCAAAAAGTTTTGTTCACCCCTACCAG AGAACTGGTTCTTCGTTGATGCAAAGGAGCCCATCGCGCATGCTACTGTAGAAATTCTTGAAGCTGCCGAAATGAAACCAGCAAACATGAATG GTTTAGCCGACCCATTCGTGAAGGGACGATTAGGACCCTACAGATTTCGGACCAAGACTCAGAAGAAAACTTTGGCTCCAAAATGGCATGAGGAATTCAAGATCCCTATTTGCACATGGGAATCACCTAACATCCTCATTATACAAGTTGTAGACAAGGATTTCTTCTACAATGACATTATGGG AGATTGTTGTGTGAGCATCGATGAAATCCGGGATGGCCAGAGGCATGAGATGTGGTTGCCGTTAAAGAACATTAACAGTGGAAGATTGTGTCTCGCAGTGACTGTTTCTGAGTGCAACAAAAAG CGTGCAGAATATTCGTATGATCTAAAACTTTTGAACGAAGAGTTTAATTTCACTAAGAAAGGCTCCTTGTCAAGATCATCCAACATATCCCCGAAAGTCGACGATGTATGTGAGACCATGGACAACACTAGAAAACCAAGTAATTGA
- the LOC140838529 gene encoding C2 domain-containing protein At1g53590-like isoform X4, which translates to MVVSVKDATLLHHACIILLLLWLLNSFNCCHTVAYFLSFVYLYFVHEEYVIRLRKKLKFEAKIESDQERNDAEIQHLYLGSSPPVFAKIRVLQQSDGTDDLVLELGINFLSADDMSAILGVKLRKLLGFGMWAKSHLLDMHIEGKVLVGLKFLPCWPFIGRLRLCFAGPPYSQITVKPIFTHGLDVSKFPGIAGWIDNLMALVFEQTLVEPNMLVVDVKKFCSPLPENWFFVDAKEPIAHATVEILEAAEMKPANMNGLADPFVKGRLGPYRFRTKTQKKTLAPKWHEEFKIPICTWESPNILIIQVVDKDFFYNDIMGDCCVSIDEIRDGQRHEMWLPLKNINSGRLCLAVTVSECNKKRAEYSYDLKLLNEEFNFTKKGSLSRSSNISPKVDDVCETMDNTRKPSN; encoded by the exons ATGGTGGTCAGTGTAAAAGATGCAACTTTACTCCACCACGCTTGTATTATACTGCTTTTACTGTGGCTTCTCAATTCATTCAACTGCTGCCACACTGTTGCTTATTTTCTATCCTTCGTCTATCTCTATTTC GTTCATGAGGAATATGTGATTAGATTGAGAAAGAAACTGAAGTTCGAGGCAAAAATAGAATCTGATCAAGAAAGG AACGATGCTGAGATTCAGCATCTTTATTTGGGAAGTTCCCCGCCAGTATTCGCAAAAATAAGGGTTCTTCAGCAATCCGATGGTACTGATGACTTG GTTTTAGAATTGGGAATAAATTTTCTTAGTGCAGATGATATGAGCGCGATACTCGGTGTGAAACTGAGGAAACTACTGGGATTTGGGATGTGGGCAAAATCACATTTGTTAGACATGCATATTGAAGGAAAG GTGTTAGTTGGGCTTAAGTTCCTGCCTTGTTGGCCATTTATTGGTCGTTTGCGTCTATGCTTTGCTGGGCCACCATATTCTCAGATAACTGTCAAGCCTATATTCACACATGGCCTCGATGTATCAAAATTTCCGGGGATAGCTGGATGGATA GATAATCTTATGGCCCTTGTCTTTGAGCAAACTCTAGTGGAG CCTAATATGTTGGTGGTTGACGTCAAAAAGTTTTGTTCACCCCTACCAG AGAACTGGTTCTTCGTTGATGCAAAGGAGCCCATCGCGCATGCTACTGTAGAAATTCTTGAAGCTGCCGAAATGAAACCAGCAAACATGAATG GTTTAGCCGACCCATTCGTGAAGGGACGATTAGGACCCTACAGATTTCGGACCAAGACTCAGAAGAAAACTTTGGCTCCAAAATGGCATGAGGAATTCAAGATCCCTATTTGCACATGGGAATCACCTAACATCCTCATTATACAAGTTGTAGACAAGGATTTCTTCTACAATGACATTATGGG AGATTGTTGTGTGAGCATCGATGAAATCCGGGATGGCCAGAGGCATGAGATGTGGTTGCCGTTAAAGAACATTAACAGTGGAAGATTGTGTCTCGCAGTGACTGTTTCTGAGTGCAACAAAAAG CGTGCAGAATATTCGTATGATCTAAAACTTTTGAACGAAGAGTTTAATTTCACTAAGAAAGGCTCCTTGTCAAGATCATCCAACATATCCCCGAAAGTCGACGATGTATGTGAGACCATGGACAACACTAGAAAACCAAGTAATTGA
- the LOC140838529 gene encoding C2 domain-containing protein At1g53590-like isoform X3 yields the protein MVVSVKDATLLHHACIILLLLWLLNSFNCCHTVAYFLSFVYLYFVSFLIFVHEEYVIRLRKKLKFEAKIESDQERNDAEIQHLYLGSSPPVFAKIRVLQQSDGTDDLVLELGINFLSADDMSAILGVKLRKLLGFGMWAKSHLLDMHIEGKVLVGLKFLPCWPFIGRLRLCFAGPPYSQITVKPIFTHGLDVSKFPGIAGWIDNLMALVFEQTLVEPNMLVVDVKKFCSPLPENWFFVDAKEPIAHATVEILEAAEMKPANMNGLADPFVKGRLGPYRFRTKTQKKTLAPKWHEEFKIPICTWESPNILIIQVVDKDFFYNDIMGDCCVSIDEIRDGQRHEMWLPLKNINSGRLCLAVTVSECNKKRAEYSYDLKLLNEEFNFTKKGSLSRSSNISPKVDDVCETMDNTRKPSN from the exons ATGGTGGTCAGTGTAAAAGATGCAACTTTACTCCACCACGCTTGTATTATACTGCTTTTACTGTGGCTTCTCAATTCATTCAACTGCTGCCACACTGTTGCTTATTTTCTATCCTTCGTCTATCTCTATTTCGTAAGCTTCTTGATTTTT GTTCATGAGGAATATGTGATTAGATTGAGAAAGAAACTGAAGTTCGAGGCAAAAATAGAATCTGATCAAGAAAGG AACGATGCTGAGATTCAGCATCTTTATTTGGGAAGTTCCCCGCCAGTATTCGCAAAAATAAGGGTTCTTCAGCAATCCGATGGTACTGATGACTTG GTTTTAGAATTGGGAATAAATTTTCTTAGTGCAGATGATATGAGCGCGATACTCGGTGTGAAACTGAGGAAACTACTGGGATTTGGGATGTGGGCAAAATCACATTTGTTAGACATGCATATTGAAGGAAAG GTGTTAGTTGGGCTTAAGTTCCTGCCTTGTTGGCCATTTATTGGTCGTTTGCGTCTATGCTTTGCTGGGCCACCATATTCTCAGATAACTGTCAAGCCTATATTCACACATGGCCTCGATGTATCAAAATTTCCGGGGATAGCTGGATGGATA GATAATCTTATGGCCCTTGTCTTTGAGCAAACTCTAGTGGAG CCTAATATGTTGGTGGTTGACGTCAAAAAGTTTTGTTCACCCCTACCAG AGAACTGGTTCTTCGTTGATGCAAAGGAGCCCATCGCGCATGCTACTGTAGAAATTCTTGAAGCTGCCGAAATGAAACCAGCAAACATGAATG GTTTAGCCGACCCATTCGTGAAGGGACGATTAGGACCCTACAGATTTCGGACCAAGACTCAGAAGAAAACTTTGGCTCCAAAATGGCATGAGGAATTCAAGATCCCTATTTGCACATGGGAATCACCTAACATCCTCATTATACAAGTTGTAGACAAGGATTTCTTCTACAATGACATTATGGG AGATTGTTGTGTGAGCATCGATGAAATCCGGGATGGCCAGAGGCATGAGATGTGGTTGCCGTTAAAGAACATTAACAGTGGAAGATTGTGTCTCGCAGTGACTGTTTCTGAGTGCAACAAAAAG CGTGCAGAATATTCGTATGATCTAAAACTTTTGAACGAAGAGTTTAATTTCACTAAGAAAGGCTCCTTGTCAAGATCATCCAACATATCCCCGAAAGTCGACGATGTATGTGAGACCATGGACAACACTAGAAAACCAAGTAATTGA
- the LOC140838529 gene encoding C2 domain-containing protein At1g53590-like isoform X1, producing the protein MVVSVKDATLLHHACIILLLLWLLNSFNCCHTVAYFLSFVYLYFVSFLIFVHEEYVIRLRKKLKFEAKIESDQERVFSDSETVRWLNHAIEKIWPVCLEEIVSQKILLPMVPWFLHKYKPWTVNDAEIQHLYLGSSPPVFAKIRVLQQSDGTDDLVLELGINFLSADDMSAILGVKLRKLLGFGMWAKSHLLDMHIEGKVLVGLKFLPCWPFIGRLRLCFAGPPYSQITVKPIFTHGLDVSKFPGIAGWIDNLMALVFEQTLVEPNMLVVDVKKFCSPLPENWFFVDAKEPIAHATVEILEAAEMKPANMNGLADPFVKGRLGPYRFRTKTQKKTLAPKWHEEFKIPICTWESPNILIIQVVDKDFFYNDIMGDCCVSIDEIRDGQRHEMWLPLKNINSGRLCLAVTVSECNKKRAEYSYDLKLLNEEFNFTKKGSLSRSSNISPKVDDVCETMDNTRKPSN; encoded by the exons ATGGTGGTCAGTGTAAAAGATGCAACTTTACTCCACCACGCTTGTATTATACTGCTTTTACTGTGGCTTCTCAATTCATTCAACTGCTGCCACACTGTTGCTTATTTTCTATCCTTCGTCTATCTCTATTTCGTAAGCTTCTTGATTTTT GTTCATGAGGAATATGTGATTAGATTGAGAAAGAAACTGAAGTTCGAGGCAAAAATAGAATCTGATCAAGAAAGG GTGTTTTCAGATTCTGAAACGGTAAGATGGTTGAACCATGCTATAGAGAAGATTTGGCCTGTTTGCTTGGAAGAGATAGTTTCTCAGAAAATCCTACTTCCTATGGTTCCTTGGTTCTTGCATAAATATAAACCTTGGACTGTG AACGATGCTGAGATTCAGCATCTTTATTTGGGAAGTTCCCCGCCAGTATTCGCAAAAATAAGGGTTCTTCAGCAATCCGATGGTACTGATGACTTG GTTTTAGAATTGGGAATAAATTTTCTTAGTGCAGATGATATGAGCGCGATACTCGGTGTGAAACTGAGGAAACTACTGGGATTTGGGATGTGGGCAAAATCACATTTGTTAGACATGCATATTGAAGGAAAG GTGTTAGTTGGGCTTAAGTTCCTGCCTTGTTGGCCATTTATTGGTCGTTTGCGTCTATGCTTTGCTGGGCCACCATATTCTCAGATAACTGTCAAGCCTATATTCACACATGGCCTCGATGTATCAAAATTTCCGGGGATAGCTGGATGGATA GATAATCTTATGGCCCTTGTCTTTGAGCAAACTCTAGTGGAG CCTAATATGTTGGTGGTTGACGTCAAAAAGTTTTGTTCACCCCTACCAG AGAACTGGTTCTTCGTTGATGCAAAGGAGCCCATCGCGCATGCTACTGTAGAAATTCTTGAAGCTGCCGAAATGAAACCAGCAAACATGAATG GTTTAGCCGACCCATTCGTGAAGGGACGATTAGGACCCTACAGATTTCGGACCAAGACTCAGAAGAAAACTTTGGCTCCAAAATGGCATGAGGAATTCAAGATCCCTATTTGCACATGGGAATCACCTAACATCCTCATTATACAAGTTGTAGACAAGGATTTCTTCTACAATGACATTATGGG AGATTGTTGTGTGAGCATCGATGAAATCCGGGATGGCCAGAGGCATGAGATGTGGTTGCCGTTAAAGAACATTAACAGTGGAAGATTGTGTCTCGCAGTGACTGTTTCTGAGTGCAACAAAAAG CGTGCAGAATATTCGTATGATCTAAAACTTTTGAACGAAGAGTTTAATTTCACTAAGAAAGGCTCCTTGTCAAGATCATCCAACATATCCCCGAAAGTCGACGATGTATGTGAGACCATGGACAACACTAGAAAACCAAGTAATTGA
- the LOC140838529 gene encoding C2 domain-containing protein At1g53590-like isoform X5, with translation MVVSVKDATLLHHACIILLLLWLLNSFNCCHTVAYFLSFVYLYFVSFLIFVHEEYVIRLRKKLKFEAKIESDQERVFSDSETVRWLNHAIEKIWPVCLEEIVSQKILLPMVPWFLHKYKPWTVNDAEIQHLYLGSSPPVFAKIRVLQQSDGTDDLVLELGINFLSADDMSAILGVKLRKLLGFGMWAKSHLLDMHIEGKVLVGLKFLPCWPFIGRLRLCFAGPPYSQITVKPIFTHGLDVSKFPGIAGWIDNLMALVFEQTLVEPNMLVVDVKKFCSPLPENWFFVDAKEPIAHATVEILEAAEMKPANMNGLADPFVKGRLGPYRFRTKTQKKTLAPKWHEEFKIPICTWESPNILIIQVVDKDFFYNDIMG, from the exons ATGGTGGTCAGTGTAAAAGATGCAACTTTACTCCACCACGCTTGTATTATACTGCTTTTACTGTGGCTTCTCAATTCATTCAACTGCTGCCACACTGTTGCTTATTTTCTATCCTTCGTCTATCTCTATTTCGTAAGCTTCTTGATTTTT GTTCATGAGGAATATGTGATTAGATTGAGAAAGAAACTGAAGTTCGAGGCAAAAATAGAATCTGATCAAGAAAGG GTGTTTTCAGATTCTGAAACGGTAAGATGGTTGAACCATGCTATAGAGAAGATTTGGCCTGTTTGCTTGGAAGAGATAGTTTCTCAGAAAATCCTACTTCCTATGGTTCCTTGGTTCTTGCATAAATATAAACCTTGGACTGTG AACGATGCTGAGATTCAGCATCTTTATTTGGGAAGTTCCCCGCCAGTATTCGCAAAAATAAGGGTTCTTCAGCAATCCGATGGTACTGATGACTTG GTTTTAGAATTGGGAATAAATTTTCTTAGTGCAGATGATATGAGCGCGATACTCGGTGTGAAACTGAGGAAACTACTGGGATTTGGGATGTGGGCAAAATCACATTTGTTAGACATGCATATTGAAGGAAAG GTGTTAGTTGGGCTTAAGTTCCTGCCTTGTTGGCCATTTATTGGTCGTTTGCGTCTATGCTTTGCTGGGCCACCATATTCTCAGATAACTGTCAAGCCTATATTCACACATGGCCTCGATGTATCAAAATTTCCGGGGATAGCTGGATGGATA GATAATCTTATGGCCCTTGTCTTTGAGCAAACTCTAGTGGAG CCTAATATGTTGGTGGTTGACGTCAAAAAGTTTTGTTCACCCCTACCAG AGAACTGGTTCTTCGTTGATGCAAAGGAGCCCATCGCGCATGCTACTGTAGAAATTCTTGAAGCTGCCGAAATGAAACCAGCAAACATGAATG GTTTAGCCGACCCATTCGTGAAGGGACGATTAGGACCCTACAGATTTCGGACCAAGACTCAGAAGAAAACTTTGGCTCCAAAATGGCATGAGGAATTCAAGATCCCTATTTGCACATGGGAATCACCTAACATCCTCATTATACAAGTTGTAGACAAGGATTTCTTCTACAATGACATTATGGG GTAA
- the LOC140838105 gene encoding uncharacterized protein produces the protein MIDFSTALEDCGLQDLFCKGDKFTWSNRRKGDDAIFARLDRFVCNLDWRRRFPTASVENLDYFGSDHRPISLTLVPRAHRIIKKYPRRFTFEHKWLLEDDFTQTFKLNWDKSRALTFSAK, from the coding sequence ATGATAGATTTTTCTACTGCTCTTGAAGATTGTGGTCTTCAGGATCTTTTTTGTAAGGGCGACAAGTTTACGTGGAGCAACAGAAGGAAAGGAGATGATGCTATATTTGCTAGATTGGATCGGTTTGTGTGTAATTTAGATTGGCGTCGTCGGTTCCCAACAGCGTCGGTGGAAAACTTAGATTATTTTGGGTCCGATCACAGACCAATCTCTCTGACTTTGGTTCCTCGTGCTCATCGTATTATCAAGAAATACCCGAGGCGTTTTACTTTTGAGCACAAATGGTTGCTAGAAGATGATTTTACACAAACTTTCAAGTTAAATTGGGATAAATCTCGTGCACTGACTTTCAGCGCCAAATAA
- the LOC140838120 gene encoding uncharacterized protein, with amino-acid sequence MKANTNGSLHQHVEPQATFKDLEVAKESADAASPKEGLVVSSESAASELLPSTQSGGIDIQSHHSLDFFDFLVRGKQKSVAPRPVDDSSVDDFLNSVGCSTELDIAGFPESGRSSVGFGTFFDEVETFSNLDDNGLSPYGSVFAADF; translated from the exons ATGAAAGCTAACACAAATGGAAGCCTGCATCAACATGTTGAG CCTCAGGCTACATTTAAGGACTTGGAAGTGGCAAAAGAAAGTGCAGATGCTGCTAGTCCAAAAGAAGGCCTTGTTGTTTCTTCAGAATCAGCTGCATCGGAACTTCTTCCATCGACCCAATCTGGTGGGATTGATATCCAATCACACCATTCTCTGGATTTTTTCGATTTTCTTGTTCGAGGGAAACAGAAATCAGTTGCTCCTCGACCTGTGGACGATTCATCAGTGGATGATTTCCTGAATTCTGTTGGCTGTTCGACTGAGCTTGATATAGCTGGTTTCCCTGAATCAGGTCGATCTAGTGTGGGATTTGGAACCTTTTTTGACGAGGTAGAGACCTTTTCAAACTTGGATGATAACGGGCTGAGCCCGTATGGAAGTGTCTTTGCTGCTGATTTCTGA
- the LOC140838106 gene encoding protein PHR1-LIKE 3-like, protein MGMERTALGGSRWSGGVGGGVESVFEGVDRHVNRGLPVIIGGFDQVQPLQPVDHAGTVDSCEEKQNKCFNGCSRTCFSTHRLRWTPELHKQFVDAVNLLGGANEATPRAILNMMEVEGLTLYHIKSHLQKYRNGKTEVRLWRKPFIPLPPSYFSVSYNVVIISLI, encoded by the exons ATGGGGATGGAAAGAACTGCTTTGGGAGGTTCGAGGTGGTCGGGTGGCGTAGGAGGAGGTGTCGAGAGTGTGTTTGAGGGGGTAGATCGGCATGTTAACCGAGGACTCCCGGTGATTATTGGTGGCTTTGACCAGGTTCAGCCTCTGCAGCCGGTTGACCATGCTGGAACGGTGGACTCTTGTGAGGAAAAGCAGAACAAGTGTTTTAATGGTTGTTCTCGCACTTGTTTTTCGACCCATCGGCTTCGTTGGACGCCGGAGCTTCATAAACAGTTTGTTGATGCTGTGAATCTTCTTGGTGGAGCTAATG AGGCAACACCTAGGGCAATCTTAAACATGATGGAAGTTGAAGGACTCACTCTTTACCATATAAAGAGTCATTTACAG AAGTACAGaaatggaaaaactgaagtaagATTGTGGAGAAAGCCATTTATACCTTTACCACCCAGCTATT TTTCTGTTTCATACAATGTTGTGATCATATCCCTGATTTAG